The following coding sequences lie in one Yoonia sp. G8-12 genomic window:
- a CDS encoding segregation and condensation protein A: protein MQGEEFQEDTVSVSERVAAEALIVDVGSFEGPLDLLLTLSRTQKVDLRQISILALARQYLAFVEQAKRLRLELAADYLVMAAWLAFLKSRLLLPPDPTEEGPSGEELAAHLAFQLERLEAMRNSAAKLMARDQLGRDFFARGITEDVQRVRRVTYTATLLDLMQGYARIRTRDDFRPFVMDRQHVMTMEQALERMRSLIGFAGHWTDIVSYLPDGWDADPQRRRSTTAATFAASLELAKEGKIEIRQGEMFAPIEIRKKDPRDG, encoded by the coding sequence ATGCAGGGCGAGGAATTTCAAGAAGACACGGTCAGTGTCAGCGAGCGTGTCGCCGCTGAGGCCCTGATCGTTGATGTGGGTTCTTTCGAGGGCCCGCTTGATCTGTTGCTGACGCTGTCGCGCACGCAAAAGGTGGACCTGCGCCAGATTTCCATTCTCGCACTGGCACGTCAGTATTTGGCCTTTGTCGAACAGGCCAAGCGGCTGCGGCTGGAACTGGCGGCCGATTATCTGGTGATGGCTGCGTGGCTTGCCTTTCTCAAATCGCGCCTGTTGTTGCCGCCTGACCCGACCGAAGAGGGGCCTTCGGGCGAAGAGCTCGCAGCGCACCTCGCGTTTCAGTTGGAGCGTCTGGAGGCGATGCGCAATTCAGCCGCCAAGTTGATGGCGCGTGATCAGTTGGGGCGCGATTTCTTTGCGCGCGGGATCACCGAAGACGTCCAGCGCGTGCGCCGCGTGACCTATACCGCGACCTTGCTGGATCTGATGCAGGGCTATGCGCGCATCCGCACCCGCGATGATTTCCGCCCCTTTGTGATGGACCGCCAGCACGTCATGACGATGGAACAGGCGCTGGAACGGATGCGCTCGCTCATCGGGTTTGCAGGCCACTGGACCGACATCGTCAGCTACCTGCCCGATGGCTGGGATGCCGACCCACAACGCCGCAGGTCTACGACCGCTGCGACCTTTGCGGCCTCGCTGGAACTGGCCAAGGAAGGCAAGATCGAAATCCGGCAGGGCGAAATGTTTGCCCCGATTGAAATCCGCAAGAAAGACCCGCGTGATGGCTAA
- a CDS encoding SPOR domain-containing protein produces MAVYDDGFARAASEPRSTNLVNFAGAAFSLALILGVSFWGYKLIVRDVSGIPVVRAMEGDMRVLPDNPGGGVAAHTGLSVNEVAAMGEAGGPEDRLVLAPRTTGLSPEDLDVRPAQEVVSNVSAAIEDATTGLEADGLEQDTAAPAVQDDAAALAAQLAAISTEPPLAPAQTTSNPDAIPASVPGVSTSVRPVIRPANMRLVAPTAVVASAPASSEVALTTATFAAGTNLVQLGAFPSPGLAAAEWDRLQGRFGQLMAGRERVIQVSNQSSATWYRLRASGFDDRAEARRLCAALQAEGAECIAVVVN; encoded by the coding sequence ATGGCAGTATACGATGACGGGTTCGCCCGGGCGGCAAGTGAGCCGCGCTCAACCAATCTAGTCAACTTCGCGGGCGCCGCGTTTTCGCTGGCGCTGATCCTTGGGGTAAGCTTCTGGGGATACAAACTGATCGTGCGTGACGTGAGCGGGATCCCCGTTGTCCGCGCGATGGAAGGTGATATGCGGGTTCTGCCCGACAACCCCGGCGGCGGCGTGGCCGCGCATACGGGGCTATCTGTGAACGAAGTGGCCGCGATGGGCGAAGCGGGCGGTCCCGAGGATCGTTTGGTTCTGGCCCCGCGCACAACCGGATTGTCGCCCGAGGACCTTGATGTGCGCCCCGCGCAAGAAGTTGTTTCAAACGTTTCTGCCGCCATTGAAGATGCGACAACCGGTTTAGAGGCGGACGGTCTTGAGCAGGACACTGCCGCACCTGCGGTGCAGGATGATGCCGCAGCACTTGCCGCGCAATTGGCCGCAATCAGCACCGAACCACCGTTGGCCCCTGCGCAAACCACATCAAACCCCGATGCGATCCCGGCCAGCGTGCCCGGCGTGTCTACATCGGTACGTCCCGTGATTCGCCCCGCCAACATGCGTCTCGTTGCGCCAACGGCTGTGGTGGCATCCGCGCCGGCCAGCAGCGAAGTTGCTTTGACAACCGCAACCTTCGCTGCGGGAACAAACCTTGTGCAGCTTGGTGCCTTTCCAAGCCCCGGCCTTGCTGCGGCGGAATGGGACCGCCTGCAAGGGCGCTTTGGCCAGTTGATGGCCGGGCGTGAGCGGGTCATTCAGGTAAGCAATCAAAGCAGCGCCACATGGTACCGTCTGCGTGCCAGCGGCTTTGATGACCGCGCCGAGGCGCGCCGCCTGTGTGCCGCGTTGCAGGCCGAAGGTGCGGAATGCATTGCCGTGGTGGTCAACTAA
- the scpB gene encoding SMC-Scp complex subunit ScpB, protein MAKTDTPKNESLFEAPPMGEQERMVEAILFATADPVTITELTGRMPHGCDPAEAIAHLRKRYEGRGVNVVKVGDAWAIRTAGDLGFLMQKETVETRKLSRAAIETLAIVAYHQPVTRAEIEEIRGVSVSRGTIDQLIELEWIRFGRRKMTPGRPVTFVVTQGFLDHFGLENARDLPGLKELRSAGLLENRPPPGAQILGETEDADDDEDQSELFED, encoded by the coding sequence ATGGCTAAGACAGACACCCCGAAGAACGAAAGCCTCTTTGAAGCGCCGCCCATGGGCGAGCAGGAGCGGATGGTTGAGGCGATTTTGTTTGCCACCGCCGATCCGGTGACAATCACCGAATTGACGGGCCGGATGCCCCACGGCTGTGACCCCGCCGAAGCGATTGCGCATCTGCGCAAACGCTATGAAGGGCGCGGTGTGAATGTGGTGAAGGTGGGTGATGCCTGGGCGATCCGCACGGCGGGCGATCTGGGCTTTCTGATGCAGAAAGAAACGGTCGAGACGCGTAAACTCAGCCGTGCTGCGATCGAAACGCTGGCGATTGTGGCCTATCATCAGCCCGTCACCCGCGCCGAGATCGAAGAAATCCGTGGTGTCAGCGTCAGTCGTGGCACGATTGACCAGTTGATCGAGCTGGAATGGATCCGCTTTGGCCGCCGTAAAATGACACCGGGGCGGCCCGTGACCTTTGTGGTGACACAAGGGTTCTTGGATCACTTCGGTCTGGAAAACGCCCGTGACCTGCCGGGGCTGAAGGAATTGCGCTCTGCGGGTCTTCTGGAAAACCGACCGCCACCGGGTGCGCAGATCTTGGGTGAGACCGAAGACGCCGATGACGACGAAGATCAGTCCGAATTATTTGAAGATTGA
- the argS gene encoding arginine--tRNA ligase, whose translation MNLFADFRARVLACLDQLVAEGTLPDGLSTAAVSVEPPRDAAHGDMATNAAMVLAKPAKMNPRVIADALAAKLLEDPQIAVAEVAGPGFLNMRLVPEVWQGVVKAALNDAAYGKSTLGQGQKMMVEYVSANPTGPLHVGHTRGAVFGDALARLLDYAGYDVTKEYYINDGGAQVDVLARSVYLRYQEAHDLSVDWPEGSYPGDYLIEVGEALKAEVGDKYVDQPEDVWLDEIRTYATDAMMDMIRADLAQLGVVMDNFYSEKSLYGTGLIEKAIAELDAKGLIYRGTLEPPKGKMPEDWEPREQTLFRSTAHGDDVDRPVQKSDGSWTYFAPDIAYHYDKVQRGFDQLIDVFGADHGGYVKRMKAAVSALSDGRVPLDVKLTQLVKLYKNGEPFKMSKRAGTFVTLRDVVDQVGPNVTRFHMLTRKNDAPLDFDFDKVLEQSKDNPVFYVNYAYARVNSAVAKAAAFTDVSDTTLAGVDLSGLTHPAELTLIKKLAEWPRLVEIAARGHEPHRIAFYLYDLASDFHALYHQGSMDEALRFVQEGDSDATQAKIALIRAVAIVILHGLGILGVTPAEEMR comes from the coding sequence ATGAACCTTTTTGCCGATTTTCGCGCCCGTGTGCTGGCCTGCCTTGACCAATTGGTTGCCGAAGGCACGCTGCCTGACGGGCTCTCTACCGCTGCTGTCTCGGTTGAACCGCCGCGCGATGCGGCACACGGCGATATGGCGACGAACGCGGCGATGGTGCTGGCGAAACCGGCCAAGATGAACCCGCGTGTGATTGCTGATGCGCTGGCCGCGAAACTGCTGGAGGATCCACAGATCGCTGTGGCCGAAGTGGCGGGGCCGGGGTTTTTGAACATGCGCTTGGTGCCAGAGGTCTGGCAGGGCGTGGTCAAGGCCGCACTGAACGATGCGGCCTATGGCAAGTCGACGCTGGGGCAGGGCCAGAAGATGATGGTGGAATATGTCTCTGCCAACCCCACAGGGCCTTTGCATGTAGGCCATACACGGGGTGCTGTTTTCGGTGATGCGCTGGCGCGGCTCTTGGATTACGCGGGCTATGATGTGACCAAGGAATACTACATCAACGATGGCGGCGCGCAGGTCGATGTGCTCGCGCGGTCGGTTTACCTGCGGTATCAGGAAGCCCATGACCTGTCGGTCGACTGGCCCGAAGGCAGCTATCCGGGCGACTATCTGATCGAGGTCGGAGAGGCGCTCAAGGCCGAAGTCGGCGACAAATACGTCGATCAGCCAGAAGATGTCTGGCTTGATGAAATCCGGACCTACGCGACCGACGCGATGATGGACATGATCCGCGCCGATCTGGCCCAGCTTGGCGTTGTGATGGATAACTTCTATTCCGAAAAATCGCTCTATGGCACGGGGTTGATTGAAAAAGCGATTGCCGAACTCGACGCCAAAGGCCTGATCTATCGGGGCACGCTTGAACCGCCAAAGGGCAAGATGCCCGAGGATTGGGAACCGCGTGAGCAGACATTGTTCCGCTCAACCGCCCACGGTGATGATGTGGACCGGCCTGTGCAGAAATCGGACGGCTCTTGGACCTATTTCGCACCCGATATCGCCTACCATTACGACAAGGTGCAGCGTGGCTTTGACCAGTTGATCGACGTCTTTGGCGCCGATCACGGTGGATACGTCAAGCGGATGAAGGCCGCGGTTTCGGCGCTGTCGGACGGCCGTGTGCCGCTGGATGTAAAGCTGACGCAACTGGTGAAGCTTTATAAAAACGGCGAGCCGTTCAAGATGTCCAAGCGGGCAGGGACCTTTGTGACCCTGCGCGATGTGGTCGATCAGGTGGGGCCGAATGTCACGCGTTTCCATATGCTGACGCGCAAGAACGACGCGCCGCTGGACTTTGATTTCGACAAGGTGCTGGAACAGTCCAAGGACAATCCGGTTTTCTATGTCAACTACGCCTATGCGCGGGTCAATTCCGCCGTGGCCAAGGCGGCGGCGTTTACGGATGTCTCTGACACCACTTTGGCAGGTGTGGACCTGTCGGGTCTGACCCATCCGGCAGAGCTGACGCTGATCAAGAAACTGGCTGAATGGCCGCGTCTGGTGGAAATCGCCGCACGCGGGCATGAGCCGCACCGGATTGCCTTTTACCTCTACGATCTGGCGTCCGATTTCCACGCGCTTTACCACCAAGGCAGCATGGATGAGGCGCTGCGGTTCGTCCAAGAGGGTGACTCAGATGCCACACAAGCGAAAATTGCCCTTATTCGGGCCGTAGCGATTGTTATTTTGCATGGTTTGGGTATTCTTGGCGTCACTCCGGCGGAAGAGATGCGTTAA
- a CDS encoding MerR family transcriptional regulator, producing the protein MAKAKDAFRTISEVAEWLDTPTHVLRFWESKFSQIKPVKGAGGRRYYRPADMDLLGGIKQLLHEDGLTIKGTQKLLREKGVKYVATLGASVTEAVAAADPAPVTHIEQTPAPAPAAPAPVAAPDTAPAQNALPFATPAPAFTIDLPLPPTALPAAKPRLIGRAPADPSGLRARAARIAPLLARLEEVRARMHG; encoded by the coding sequence ATGGCCAAAGCCAAAGACGCATTCCGCACGATCAGTGAAGTCGCTGAATGGCTGGATACGCCCACCCATGTGTTGCGCTTTTGGGAAAGCAAGTTCAGCCAGATCAAACCCGTCAAAGGGGCCGGTGGCAGGCGCTATTACCGCCCCGCCGATATGGACCTGCTGGGCGGCATCAAACAGCTTTTGCACGAAGACGGGCTGACGATCAAAGGCACGCAAAAACTGTTGCGTGAAAAAGGCGTCAAATATGTTGCAACGCTTGGGGCGTCGGTGACAGAAGCGGTGGCCGCCGCCGATCCTGCCCCAGTCACGCATATTGAACAAACACCTGCGCCAGCACCCGCAGCACCAGCGCCCGTTGCCGCACCAGACACCGCACCGGCGCAGAATGCCCTGCCCTTCGCGACACCTGCACCTGCATTTACCATTGACCTGCCTTTGCCACCAACGGCCCTGCCCGCTGCCAAACCGCGCCTGATCGGGCGCGCACCTGCTGATCCAAGCGGGCTGCGGGCCCGTGCCGCCCGGATCGCGCCCTTGCTGGCGCGACTGGAAGAGGTACGTGCGCGAATGCACGGCTAA
- a CDS encoding 2'-deoxycytidine 5'-triphosphate deaminase: protein MTNAGVLADHQIRDMIAAGGIAADTPIEAGQIQPASLDLRLGTTAYRVRASFLAGRQRTVKDRLSDFQMHAVDLTGGAVLEKGCVYVVPLLERLRLPKGMTAAASAKSSIGRLDLLTRIITDHGIEFDRVPEGYDGPLYVEICPRSFSVVAQPGQMLNQIIFRQGKTLMSDDDLRALHAQTPIVSGDPVISDGLGFSVDLKPTEGTLVGYRAKPHTGVVDLAKLNHYDPTEFWEEVHTKDGWIILDPGAFYILVSREAIVIPPMQAAEMAPYLAMVGEFRVHYAGFFDPGFGYAEAGGAGSRGVLEVRCHEAPFVLEHGQVVGRLVYEHMSALPAALYGREIKSNYQGQGLKLSKHFQS, encoded by the coding sequence ATGACAAACGCTGGTGTCCTCGCTGACCATCAAATTCGCGATATGATCGCCGCAGGCGGCATTGCGGCTGACACCCCGATTGAGGCTGGCCAGATCCAGCCCGCGTCGCTTGATCTGCGGCTCGGGACCACCGCTTACCGCGTGCGCGCCTCATTTCTCGCGGGCCGCCAGCGGACGGTCAAAGACCGCCTTTCTGATTTTCAAATGCATGCGGTGGACCTGACAGGCGGCGCTGTTCTTGAAAAGGGCTGTGTCTATGTCGTGCCCCTGTTGGAGCGTTTGCGCCTGCCCAAGGGCATGACCGCTGCGGCCAGTGCGAAATCCTCAATCGGGCGGCTTGATCTGCTGACGCGGATTATCACCGATCACGGCATCGAATTTGACCGCGTGCCAGAAGGCTATGACGGCCCGCTTTATGTTGAAATCTGCCCGCGCTCTTTCTCGGTCGTGGCCCAGCCAGGCCAGATGTTGAACCAGATTATCTTTCGGCAGGGAAAAACCCTGATGTCAGACGATGATCTGCGCGCGCTTCATGCGCAGACGCCTATCGTGTCGGGCGACCCTGTGATTTCGGACGGCCTTGGGTTTTCCGTCGATCTAAAGCCCACAGAGGGCACATTGGTCGGCTACCGTGCGAAACCCCATACCGGCGTCGTCGATCTGGCGAAACTGAACCACTATGACCCGACCGAGTTTTGGGAAGAGGTGCATACCAAAGACGGCTGGATCATCCTTGATCCGGGTGCCTTTTATATTCTGGTCAGCCGCGAGGCGATTGTGATCCCCCCCATGCAGGCCGCCGAAATGGCCCCTTATCTGGCGATGGTGGGTGAATTCCGGGTGCATTACGCGGGGTTCTTTGATCCCGGTTTCGGCTATGCCGAGGCAGGCGGTGCAGGATCACGCGGCGTGTTGGAAGTGCGCTGTCACGAGGCCCCCTTTGTGCTGGAACACGGGCAAGTCGTGGGCCGCTTGGTTTACGAGCACATGTCCGCCCTGCCCGCCGCACTCTACGGGCGCGAGATCAAATCGAACTACCAGGGTCAGGGTTTGAAATTGTCAAAGCATTTTCAATCGTAG
- the nagZ gene encoding beta-N-acetylhexosaminidase, whose amino-acid sequence MNATIFGPEGLEITDWERGFFREVQPLGFILFARNIDNPDQLRRLTYDLREAVQRDAVILIDQEGGRVQRMRSPHWREYLPALDQMARASDPLRAHWIRNRLIAAELHDVGIDANCAPLADIAEDATHPVLKNRLYGHDVQTVVDACRVCADAHLAGGVLPVLKHIPGYGRASVDSHKDLPRVDAPRAELEAWDFAPFAALTDIAMGMTAHIVFSDIDPANPATTSARMMEVIRKDIGFDGLLMTDDLSMEALSGTIAQRAAASIAAGCDIILHCNGKADEMKAVAQASSDMTPAAITRANRALAQRKTPAKIDIAGLEAELSRHLG is encoded by the coding sequence ATGAACGCGACGATTTTCGGCCCCGAGGGGCTGGAAATCACCGATTGGGAACGCGGCTTTTTTCGTGAGGTCCAGCCGCTTGGTTTTATCCTTTTTGCGCGCAATATCGACAATCCCGATCAATTGCGCCGCCTGACCTATGACTTGCGCGAAGCGGTCCAGCGCGATGCGGTGATCCTGATTGACCAGGAAGGCGGGCGCGTCCAGCGGATGCGCAGCCCCCATTGGCGTGAATATCTGCCCGCCTTGGACCAGATGGCGCGGGCGTCTGATCCGCTGCGCGCCCATTGGATCCGCAATCGGTTGATTGCCGCGGAATTGCATGATGTCGGGATCGACGCCAACTGCGCGCCGCTTGCCGATATCGCAGAGGACGCGACGCATCCGGTGCTGAAGAACCGCCTTTACGGGCATGACGTGCAAACCGTCGTTGATGCGTGCCGCGTCTGCGCTGATGCGCATCTGGCCGGTGGTGTGCTGCCCGTGCTGAAACATATCCCCGGATATGGGCGCGCATCCGTGGATAGCCATAAGGATTTGCCGCGTGTCGATGCCCCGCGTGCCGAACTAGAGGCGTGGGATTTCGCGCCCTTTGCGGCGCTCACCGATATCGCGATGGGGATGACAGCGCATATTGTTTTCTCGGATATTGATCCCGCCAATCCCGCCACAACATCCGCCAGAATGATGGAAGTGATCCGCAAGGACATCGGTTTCGATGGTCTTTTGATGACCGATGATCTGTCGATGGAGGCTTTGTCAGGCACGATCGCGCAGCGCGCTGCGGCCAGTATCGCTGCGGGCTGTGACATCATCCTGCACTGCAATGGCAAGGCGGATGAAATGAAGGCGGTGGCGCAGGCGTCAAGCGACATGACGCCCGCCGCAATAACCCGCGCAAATCGGGCCTTGGCCCAGCGAAAAACCCCTGCAAAGATTGACATCGCGGGTCTGGAAGCGGAACTTAGCCGTCACTTAGGCTGA